A single window of Syngnathus acus chromosome 23, fSynAcu1.2, whole genome shotgun sequence DNA harbors:
- the LOC119117519 gene encoding transmembrane protein 229A produces MVRRSRDSLRIRTGESGGSDEPEETARWLPPWMRLYFYGMHGVTLDVLLSSVRGVLSDRDPKLVGFSSPYLCVVHSLTHFALEKVYSKKRCFQGRPVVFHLLIYPSVYIGLQVLIENISNALNTQVRVLPGTHLVLHYILALYFSQVFHKGVSRLQYHPTRGVRPLQSLPGYIRFIFFGMHGFLDEVIFTSAFNLVEKRSLTGHTSLWSFLMYGSCSFVVEKLYLHLHFKRGWGTWRRLPIYICFIYTWELCWGLGLRQFDACSWDYSHYSHNFMGLITLLYLPGWACLSLYQDVLSNILLGIRSSGETRRWSASGGEVNGRPQSRKKRL; encoded by the coding sequence ATGGTCCGTCGTTCCAGAGACAGTCTTCGGATCAGAACCGGTGAGTCCGGCGGTTCTGATGAGCCTGAAGAGACCGCACGGTGGCTGCCGCCATGGATGCGGCTGTACTTCTACGGAATGCACGGTGTCACCCTGGATGTGCTGCTTTCCTCGGTCCGAGGGGTTCTATCCGACCGGGACCCGAAGTTAGTGGGATTTTCCTCGCCGTATCTATGCGTGGTGCATTCACTGACCCACTTTGCGCTGGAGAAGGTCTACTCGAAGAAAAGGTGCTTTCAAGGAAGGCCTGTGGTTTTTCATCTGCTGATTTATCCGTCTGTTTACATCGGGCTGCAGGTTCTGATTGAGAACATCAGCAACGCACTCAACACGCAAGTGAGGGTCCTACCAGGGACGCACTTGGTCCTCCATTACATCCTGGCTCTTTATTTTAGTCAGGTGTTCCACAAGGGGGTGTCTAGGCTGCAGTACCATCCCACCAGGGGAGTCCGTCCTCTCCAAAGCCTCCCCGGGTATATCCGCTTCATATTTTTTGGAATGCACGGCTTTCTGGATGAGGTGATTTTCACCTCGGCGTTCAACCTGGTGGAGAAGCGAAGCCTGACAGGTCACACGTCCTTGTGGTCCTTCCTCATGTATGGCAGCTGCAGCTTTGTGGTGGAGAAACTCTACCTGCACCTGCACTTTAAAAGAGGTTGGGGGACTTGGCGGAGGCTCCCCATCTACATCTGCTTCATCTACACCTGGGAGCTGTGCTGGGGTTTGGGTCTGAGGCAGTTCGACGCATGCTCATGGGACTACTCGCACTATTCGCACAACTTCATGGGACTCATCACACTCCTCTACCTGCCCGGGTGGGCCTGCCTGAGTCTCTATCAAGATGTGCTGTCCAACATCTTGCTCGGCATTAGGTCCAGCGGAGAAACTCGGCGATGGAGCGCGAGCGGCGGGGAAGTCAACGGACGGCCTCAATCTCGGAAAAAAAGACTTTAA